One segment of Ureibacillus thermophilus DNA contains the following:
- the uvrA gene encoding excinuclease ABC subunit UvrA: MENKQIVVRGARSNNLKNIDVTIPRDKLVVLTGLSGSGKSSLAFDTIYAEGQRRYVESLSSYARQFLGQMDKPDVDSIEGLSPAISIDQKTTSRNPRSTVGTVTEIYDYLRLLFARIGKPVCPTHGIEITSQTIEQMVDRIMEYPERTKVQLLAPVISGKKGTHVKLLEDLKKQGFVRVRIDGELRDLDDNIELDKNKKHNIEVVVDRIIIKEGIEARLSDSLETALKLADGRAIVDVMEHEELLFSEHHACPICGFSIGELEPRMFSFNSPFGACPECDGLGSKLKVDIDLVIPDWHKTLEEHALAPWEPTSSQYYPQLLKAVCNHYNIPMDVPVSQLSKDQLDIILYGSKGEKIHFYYENEFGSVHNKDIVFEGVVHNIERRYRDSTSDWVRETMEKFMTEQKCSTCKGQRLKPESLAVKIDGKNIAEVTDLSVEELYKYFLNLQLSEKDMQIARLILKEIKERLEFLLNVGLEYLTLSRTAGTLSGGEAQRIRLATQIGSRLTGVLYVLDEPSIGLHQRDNDKLIHTLKKMRDIGNTLLVVEHDEDTMLAADYLIDVGPGAGSRGGEIVAAGTPEEVMKNEKSITGQYLSGKKFIPLPRERRNPDGRKITIKGAAENNLKNIKVDIPLGMFVAVTGVSGSGKSTLVNEILYKKLAHELNGARTKPGKHKEITGLEHLDKVIDIDQSPIGRTPRSNPATYTGVFDDIREVFAQTNEAKVRGYKKGRFSFNIKGGRCEACSGDGIIKIEMHFLPDVYVPCEVCHGKRYNRETLEVKYKGKNIAEVLDMTIEEATEFFENIPKIHRKLQTLVDVGLGYMKLGQPATTLSGGEAQRVKLASELHRRSTGKSFYILDEPTTGLHVDDIARLLSVLQRLVDNGDTVLVIEHNLDVIKTVDYIIDLGPEGGDKGGTVVATGTPEEVAENENSYTGRYLKPILERDRERMEKLLAQAADK; the protein is encoded by the coding sequence GTGGAAAATAAACAAATCGTCGTGCGTGGTGCACGTTCCAATAATTTAAAGAATATTGATGTGACCATTCCCCGGGACAAGCTCGTCGTGTTGACGGGGCTTTCCGGTTCCGGGAAATCTTCTTTGGCCTTTGATACGATTTATGCGGAAGGGCAGCGGCGATATGTGGAATCTTTATCCAGCTATGCCCGCCAGTTTTTAGGGCAAATGGACAAGCCGGATGTGGATTCCATTGAAGGGTTGTCTCCTGCGATTTCCATTGACCAAAAAACGACAAGCCGCAACCCACGTTCTACTGTAGGAACAGTAACGGAAATTTACGACTATTTGCGTTTGCTGTTTGCCCGCATCGGGAAGCCGGTCTGCCCAACCCATGGAATTGAAATTACATCCCAAACCATTGAGCAAATGGTGGACCGCATTATGGAATATCCAGAGCGGACAAAAGTGCAGCTTTTAGCTCCCGTGATTTCCGGTAAGAAAGGTACCCATGTAAAGCTTTTGGAAGATTTGAAAAAACAAGGTTTTGTGCGCGTTCGCATCGATGGGGAACTGCGTGATTTGGATGACAATATTGAACTGGATAAAAATAAAAAGCACAATATCGAAGTGGTGGTAGACCGCATTATCATCAAGGAAGGCATTGAAGCACGGTTAAGCGATTCCCTTGAAACAGCGCTGAAACTGGCTGATGGACGAGCCATAGTTGATGTGATGGAGCATGAAGAATTGTTATTTAGCGAGCATCATGCTTGTCCAATTTGCGGCTTTTCCATTGGAGAACTGGAGCCGCGCATGTTCTCCTTCAACAGTCCGTTCGGGGCTTGTCCGGAGTGCGACGGCCTCGGATCCAAATTAAAAGTGGACATCGATTTAGTGATTCCTGATTGGCACAAAACTCTTGAAGAGCATGCCCTTGCCCCTTGGGAACCGACAAGCTCCCAATATTATCCACAGCTGTTGAAAGCGGTGTGCAACCATTACAATATTCCAATGGATGTGCCCGTTTCCCAATTATCGAAGGACCAATTAGACATTATTTTATATGGTTCGAAAGGAGAAAAAATTCATTTCTATTATGAAAATGAATTTGGCAGCGTCCATAATAAAGATATTGTCTTTGAAGGCGTCGTCCACAATATAGAACGCCGCTATCGGGATTCCACATCCGATTGGGTGCGGGAAACGATGGAGAAATTCATGACGGAGCAGAAATGTTCAACTTGTAAAGGGCAGCGGTTAAAACCTGAGAGTCTTGCAGTGAAGATTGATGGGAAAAATATTGCGGAAGTGACAGATTTATCCGTTGAGGAGTTATATAAATACTTTTTAAATCTTCAGTTATCAGAAAAGGACATGCAAATTGCTCGTCTAATTTTGAAAGAAATTAAAGAACGCCTTGAGTTTTTATTAAATGTCGGTTTGGAATATTTAACTTTGAGCCGAACAGCTGGAACATTATCTGGAGGAGAGGCTCAGCGCATTCGATTGGCCACCCAAATCGGCTCAAGGCTTACAGGGGTACTATATGTGCTGGATGAGCCTTCTATTGGTTTGCATCAGCGGGATAATGATAAGTTAATTCATACTTTGAAAAAAATGAGAGACATCGGCAATACATTGCTTGTTGTGGAACATGATGAAGATACGATGCTGGCGGCGGATTATTTAATCGACGTTGGTCCAGGAGCCGGTTCCCGCGGTGGAGAAATTGTGGCGGCAGGAACACCGGAAGAAGTGATGAAAAATGAAAAATCCATCACGGGGCAGTATTTGAGCGGCAAGAAATTCATTCCACTTCCACGGGAGCGACGAAACCCAGATGGTCGCAAAATTACCATAAAAGGCGCCGCAGAAAACAACTTGAAAAACATTAAAGTGGATATCCCATTAGGTATGTTTGTAGCGGTGACGGGGGTATCCGGGTCTGGAAAATCCACATTGGTCAATGAAATTTTATATAAAAAACTTGCCCATGAATTAAATGGAGCGCGAACGAAACCGGGAAAACATAAGGAAATTACAGGCCTCGAACATTTAGATAAAGTGATTGATATTGACCAATCGCCTATCGGACGCACGCCCCGCTCCAATCCAGCAACTTATACAGGGGTGTTTGATGACATTCGAGAAGTCTTTGCCCAAACGAACGAGGCGAAAGTGCGCGGCTATAAGAAAGGACGCTTCAGCTTCAACATTAAAGGCGGCCGTTGTGAAGCTTGCTCTGGTGATGGAATCATCAAAATTGAAATGCACTTTTTACCGGATGTGTACGTTCCATGTGAAGTCTGCCACGGAAAACGCTACAACCGCGAAACATTGGAAGTAAAATATAAAGGCAAAAACATTGCAGAAGTTTTGGATATGACCATTGAAGAGGCAACAGAGTTTTTCGAAAACATTCCAAAAATCCACCGAAAACTGCAAACTCTTGTGGACGTAGGGCTTGGCTATATGAAATTAGGGCAGCCTGCTACTACTTTATCCGGCGGGGAAGCGCAGCGAGTGAAGCTGGCTTCTGAGTTGCATCGCCGCTCAACAGGAAAATCCTTCTATATTTTGGACGAGCCAACGACAGGTCTCCATGTGGATGACATTGCAAGACTGCTTTCGGTGTTGCAACGCCTTGTGGATAATGGAGATACCGTATTGGTCATTGAGCATAATTTAGATGTGATTAAGACCGTAGATTATATTATCGATTTAGGCCCAGAAGGCGGAGACAAGGGAGGAACCGTCGTGGCAACCGGAACTCCTGAAGAGGTGGCCGAAAATGAAAATTCTTATACTGGCCGCTATTTGAAGCCGATTTTAGAGCGCGACCGCGAACGGATGGAAAAACTGTTGGCTCAAGCAGCAGATAAGTAA
- a CDS encoding ECF transporter S component, whose protein sequence is MQHTLSKQRAKTVDLVVSAMLIALVFLSTMFLNIKLPIASNGGLVHLGTAMLFIVSILFGPKKGAIAGAVGMGLFDIVGGWLVWAPITIISRILQGYIVGKIAWSKGSRGESLAKNIFGMIVSIPVMIGVYYLGEAIMFSSFIIPLASIPGDLVQNVIGMIVAIPVCLVLKKIPYIASFAK, encoded by the coding sequence ATGCAACATACACTTTCAAAGCAAAGAGCCAAAACTGTAGACTTAGTGGTTTCAGCAATGTTAATCGCACTCGTTTTTCTTTCCACCATGTTTTTAAATATAAAATTGCCTATTGCTTCAAATGGCGGTTTAGTTCATTTAGGAACGGCCATGCTATTTATTGTTTCGATTTTGTTTGGTCCAAAGAAAGGGGCTATTGCAGGAGCAGTGGGCATGGGGCTATTTGATATTGTTGGCGGGTGGCTTGTTTGGGCACCAATTACTATTATATCTAGAATTTTACAAGGATATATTGTAGGGAAAATAGCTTGGTCCAAAGGAAGCCGTGGAGAAAGTCTAGCGAAAAATATTTTTGGTATGATTGTATCCATTCCAGTGATGATTGGTGTTTATTATCTTGGGGAAGCAATCATGTTCTCAAGCTTCATCATTCCGTTAGCTTCCATACCTGGCGACCTTGTTCAAAATGTCATTGGGATGATTGTTGCTATCCCTGTGTGTCTCGTATTGAAAAAAATCCCTTACATCGCTTCATTTGCAA